In Chaetodon trifascialis isolate fChaTrf1 chromosome 23, fChaTrf1.hap1, whole genome shotgun sequence, the following proteins share a genomic window:
- the LOC139351467 gene encoding uncharacterized protein, which yields MMNFTLITALLCTFFWISVSEFHTVEVQPGEEVTLLCSNFTALPSHIFWFKLANRHNVSCISSMMTSDGNASFCDGFQNSKFNMTSNRTTLFLKIKQVDSSDSGLYFCGFYSDGKSVIVSATYLKVHACDGITKLTSVILGSLIIVLVIVVIGLIVKISKPHTAHTEEQTPQHSENLGSDALNYAALTFHPKGKSSRRPPSEDQLEPCVVYAATRATQETS from the exons atgATGAACTTTACCTTGATCACAGCTTTACTCTGTACCTTCT tttggaTCTCAGTTTCTGAGTTTCACACTGTGGAGGTTCAGCCTGGTGAAGAAGTCACACTGCTGTGCTCCAACTTCACAGCTTTGCCCTCTCACATATTCTGGTTCAAACTGGCCAACAGACACAATgtcagctgcatctcctccaTGATGACCTCTGATGGCAACGCATCATTCTGTGATGGATTTCAAAACAGCAAATTTAATATGACTTCCAACCGCACGACCCTCTTTCTCAAGATCAAACAAGTGGATTCATCCGACTCTGGACTGTATTTCTGTGGATTTTACTCAGATGGAAAGTCAGTAATCGTCAGTGCAACATATTTAAAGGTTCACG CGTGTGATGGAATAACAAAGCTGACGAGTGTGATCCTGGGCTCTCTGATCATTGTCCTCGTCATCGTTGTCATTGGTCTGATTGTCAAAATCAGCAAACCTCACACAG CTCATACAGAGGAACAGACCCCACAGCACAGCGAG AACCTGGGCTCTGATGCTCTGAACTACGCAGCTCTGACTTTCCATCCGAAAGGAAAAAGCAGCCGAAGGCCTCCATCAGAGGACCAGCTGGAGCCCTGTGTTGTGTATGCTGCCACCAGAGCGACTCAGGAAACATCCTGA
- the tifa gene encoding TRAF-interacting protein with FHA domain-containing protein A, with product MSVSQTMETEEDLLTCLHIKLYHPQQNCQGLYRLLPLKNRSRHSADDPLRLGRDEQACTFVLDDMKVSRKQLALHAYRKPQSPDMMFTIQNLSQKGRLSVNSSALGYLERMDLPDKALIRFGQYEMLIIRESGEAKASFEVEFEVLSVPPSRETCMWVPSKTPVMDTGSPAMSTFQAELRANGPLETDETLMCHSG from the coding sequence ATGAGCGTGTCCCAGAcaatggagacagaggaggatcTCCTGACGTGTCTTCACATCAAACTTTATCACCCTCAGCAGAATTGTCAGGGCCTGTATCGCCTGCTTCCTCTGAAGAACAGGAGCAGACACTCAGCAGATGACCCCCTCAGACTGGGGCGTGACGAGCAGGCCTGCACTTTCGTCCTGGATGACATGAAGGTATCTCGCAAGCAGCTGGCCCTCCACGCCTACCGCAAACCCCAGAGCCCAGACATGATGTTCACCATCCAGAATTTGAGCCAGAAGGGACGACTGTCAGTGAACAGCTCGGCCCTGGGCTACCTGGAGAGGATGGACCTCCCAGACAAGGCCCTGATCCGGTTCGGGCAGTACGAGATGCTGATCATCCGTGAGTCAGGCGAGGCCAAGGCGAGCTTCGAGGTGGAGTTTGAGGTGCTGTCAGTGCCTCCATCTAGGGAAACTTGCATGTGGGTGCCTAGTAAGACACCTGTCATGGACACAGGCTCACCTGCAATGAGCACATTCCAGGCTGAACTCAGAGCAAACGGCCCCCTGGAGACGGATGAGACTCTCATGTGTCATTCAGGGTGA
- the rbm4.3 gene encoding RNA-binding protein 4.3 — MVKIFIGNLSQHTGKDEVEALFTQYGTVTECAKYKNYAFVHMEDRKSATKAIRELHLYKLSGRPINVELSRGKNQGPVKLHIANVERGFDKELRELFEEYGTVTECSIVKNFAFVHMLNSEEAMDAIQGLDNTEFQGKRIHVQLSKSRPRGAPEEEGYPPPPGRGFYPPYPVEGPEPPYRGRMHAYPPPPPSPPPPRRAAYPDRGYGERDGYGVVDYYQKFRARPYSTAGYDDRHSSAIPPPPPPPALVRERFGMGTVDPYERHLLPPPPPPSSMNRDRSPIRRPPPPPAPTAGNGYSYERSRLSPLPKPPMYAAPRPRDSFSGAPPVPPPPPPPRYPGLEYDKIVVSYQLDTWLLDSMQEIPAHGKSSSGDVPHPGEKRGPFALSSAWNVLIAGEPVSMTGVLLGTHMQVSLDGGTDSTSNSTSKLALASPDSRMISISYCPNRIRALSGRSILSRMVKIFVGNLPREADQEEIKTLFTQYGTVTECAIIKNYAFVHMDDRKAATKAIKSLHLYKLHGTPINVEASHGKNQGSVKLHVANVEKGSDDELRALFEEYGTVTECAVVKNFAFVHMSNSDEAMDAIKGLDNTEFQGKRIHVQISKSRPRHDERDDYPPPPPDRGGYWPPRYPGERPEPPPPSYLRGRLGHIPPGYPAPPLPPPPPRRAVYPDRPYEGDRERYGVVDYYEKYRARPYGIASYEDQRAGAPPPPPPPSAVVRDRLMTPSLDPYERRPLPPPPSSYYARDRSPLRRAPSTPMPPASNGYSYERSRLSPVSRVPAYGVPRARDPYADRMPPPPPARYAY; from the exons ATGGTGAAGATTTTCATCGGTAACCTGTCTCAGCACACTGGGAAGGATGAAGTGGAGGCTCTGTTTACTCAGTATGGCACTGTGACAGAATGTGCAAAGTACAAAAACTATGCTTTTGTCCATATGGAAGACCGGAAGTCGGCCACCAAAGCCATCCGAGAGCTCCACCTCTATAAGCTCAGTGGCAGACCCATTAATGTGGAGCTCAGCAGAGGGAAGAACCAGGGCCCCGTGAAGCTCCACATAGCCAACGTGGAGAGGGGTTTTGATAAAGAGCTCCGCGAGCTGTTTGAAGAGTACGGCACAGTCACAGAGTGCTCGATTGTCAAGAACTTTGCCTTTGTGCACATGCTCAATTCTGAAGAGGCCATGGATGCCATCCAGGGCCTGGATAATACAGAGTTTCAAG GTAAGAGGATACATGTTCAGTTATCAAAAAGCAGACCCAGAGGGGCCCCAGAGGAGGAGGGCTATCCACCTCCGCCAGGCAGAGGCTTTTATCCTCCCTACCCAGTGGAGGGGCCTGAGCCTCCCTACAGAGGCCGCATGCATGCCTACCCTCCTCCGCCTCCATCGCCTCCTCCCCCAAGACGGGCAGCTTACCCTGACCGTGGTTACGGCGAGCGGGATGGCTATGGGGTAGTTGATTACTACCAGAAATTCAGAGCCCGTCCTTACAGCACAGCGGGCTACGATGACAGGCATTCCAGTGCCATCccacctcctccgcctcctccggCACTGGTTAGAGAGCGTTTTGGAATGGGGACCGTTGATCCGTACGAGCGCCATCTgctccccccccctcctcctccgtcctccatGAACAGGGACAGAAGCCCCATCAGACGACCAccccctccacctgctccaaCAGCTGGTAACGGGTACTCCTACGAGCGGTCCCGGCTCTCCCCGCTGCCCAAGCCTCCGATGTATGCAGCCCCCCGTCCCAGGGACTCCTTCTCAGGAGCGCCGCCagtgccaccaccaccaccaccacctcgaTATCCAG GTTTAGAATATGACAAGATCGTCGTT AGTTATCAGCTTGACACATG GTTGTTAGACTCTATGCAGGAGATTCCAGCTCATGGTAAGTCATCCTCGGGAGATGTGCCGCACCCTGGAGAGAAGAG GGGGCCGTTTGCTCTGAGTTCAGCCTGGAATGTGCTCATTGCAGGTGAGCCTGTGTCCATGACAGGTGTCTTACTAGGCACCCACATGCAAGTTTCCCTAGATGGAGGCACTGACAGCACCTCAAACTCCACCTCGAAGCTCGCCTTGGCCTCGCCTGACTCACGGATGATCAGCATCTCGTACTGCCCGAACCGGATCAGGGCCTTGTCTGGGAGGTCCATCCTCTCCAG AATGGTGAAGATTTTTGTGGGAAATCTGCCCCGAGAGGCTGACCAGGAGGAAATCAAGACACTCTTTACACAGTATGGCACAGTCACAGAATGTGCCATCATCAAGAACTACGCCTTTGTCCATATGGATGACCGCAAGGCAGCCACCAAAGCCATTAAGAGTTTGCACCTCTACAAGCTTCACGGCACGCCAATCAACGTGGAGGCCAGCCATGGGAAGAACCAGGGCTCAGTCAAACTGCATGTAGCAAATGTCGAAAAGGGCTCTGACGATGAGCTCCGCGCTCTCTTTGAAGAGTATGGCACTGTCACAGAGTGTGCTGTCGTCAAGAATTTTGCTTTTGTACATATGTCGAATTCTGATGAGGCAATGGATGCCATCAAGGGACTGGACAACACTGAATTTCAAG gTAAACGCATCCATGTCCAGATTTCTAAGAGCCGCCCCAGACACGACGAACGAGATGActacccccctcctcccccagaCAGGGGTGGCTATTGGCCACCTCGCTATCCAGGAGAGAGGCCTGAGCCTCCCCCACCCAGCTACCTGAGAGGCCGTCTCGGCCATATACCCCCAGGTTACCCTGCCCCTCCTCTGCCACCCCCTCCCCCTAGACGAGCTGTTTATCCCGACCGTCCCTATGAGGGTGACAGGGAGAGATATGGTGTGGTAGATTACTATGAGAAGTACAGAGCCCGTCCGTATGGCATCGCCTCCTACGAGGACCAACGTGCTGgcgcccctcctcctccccctcccccctcagCCGTCGTCCGAGATCGTCTTATGACCCCGTCGCTTGACCCGTATGAGCGTCGacccctcccacctcctccgTCCTCGTACTATGCCCGAGATCGCAGCCCCCTCAGAAGAGCGCCTAGCACGCCTATGCCCCCCGCCAGTAACGGCTACTCCTACGAGCGCTCCCGACTCTCTCCGGTTTCCCGGGTCCCGGCATATGGAGTGCCACGTGCCAGGGACCCCTATGCGGACCGAATGCCTCCGCCACCGCCTGCACGCTACGCTTATTAA